A region from the Gavia stellata isolate bGavSte3 chromosome 12, bGavSte3.hap2, whole genome shotgun sequence genome encodes:
- the DNAJB8 gene encoding dnaJ homolog subfamily B member 8 — translation MVDYYKVLGLQKSASRDDVKKSYHKLALKWHPDKNPSNKEEAEKKFKAVAEAYEVLSDPQKRLLYDRSVKESRSHGRSAVGRHYSFFDSSYVFYDLEDISREIFGGMDPFMHVFWDPFNNIRNNGENWTRTSGRGRSSSLFSDFGESFMPWNSFSPSQQPTSSFAEDTAGPHSVRSVLTNTEVINGKRITTRKIIENGQERIEVEEDGQLKSVTINGRDHLKL, via the coding sequence ATGGTGGATTATTACAAAGTCCTTGGACTGCAAAAAAGTGCCTCACGGGATGATGTTAAGAAATCCTACCACAAACTGGCACTAAAATGGCATCCTGATAAGAATCCCAGCAATAAGGAGGAAGCcgaaaagaaattcaaagcagtCGCTGAGGCATACGAAGTTTTGTCTGACCCTCAGAAACGATTGCTCTATGACAGGTCTGTTAAGGAGAGCAGATCCCATGGAAGAAGTGCTGTGGGGAGGCATTACAGCTTCTTTGATTCCTCTTACGTATTCTATGACCTTGAGGACATCTCTAGGGAAATCTTTGGAGGGATGGATCCCTTTATGCATGTTTTCTGGGACCCCTTCAACAACATCAGAAACAATGGTGAAAACTGGACCAGGAcaagtggaagaggaagaagctcCAGCCTGTTTTCTGACTTTGGGGAGTCATTTATGCCATGGAATTCATTcagtcccagccagcagcccacCTCCTCCTTTGCTGAGGACACAGCTGGGCCACACAGTGTCAGATCAGTGTTAACCAATACTGAAGTGATCAATGGCAAGAGGATCACCACCCGGAAAATCATCGAGAACGGGCAGGAGAGAatagaagtggaagaagatggCCAGTTGAAGTCTGTGACAATAAACGGGAGAGACCACCTGAAATTATAA